A single window of Archangium gephyra DNA harbors:
- a CDS encoding DUF6918 family protein produces MASLTETLTNPNKKAAVIDDCCTLIDAEVADKGGISGLAIKAGYSAVKNIKPGFIRHAVEDLLPEFAKALDPLFQEAKTGGKPVSAHITANAGRAADALLTITDGKVRNAQSGLVKGTYEKLRGTAKKNVESAIPRIGKLIEKHGG; encoded by the coding sequence ATGGCGTCACTCACCGAGACGTTGACCAACCCGAACAAGAAGGCGGCGGTCATTGATGACTGCTGCACGCTCATCGACGCCGAGGTCGCCGACAAGGGCGGCATCTCGGGGCTCGCCATCAAGGCGGGCTACAGCGCCGTGAAGAACATCAAGCCGGGTTTCATCCGGCACGCCGTGGAGGATCTCCTCCCCGAATTCGCCAAGGCGCTGGATCCGCTCTTCCAGGAGGCCAAGACGGGCGGGAAGCCGGTGAGCGCGCACATCACGGCGAACGCCGGGCGCGCCGCGGATGCCCTGCTCACCATCACCGACGGCAAGGTGCGCAACGCGCAGAGCGGTCTCGTCAAGGGCACCTATGAGAAGCTGCGCGGCACGGCGAAGAAGAACGTCGAGTCCGCCATCCCCCGCATCGGCAAGCTCATCGAGAAGCACGGGGGCTGA
- a CDS encoding DUF2381 family protein, translated as MSASSPAALLLLLLVAGSSATAKTCPPPGEMEGGCIELMADGNSDVPEVQISPGQPTTFDFDSDVRADGLALENRDRFKVAPGKRLITLVPSEKMRGEKPSEMTVCFEDGAAPACATFRLVVHPAIGERQVSIFRHARPVDSLQAELKKSYEENAKLRAEVERLREERDRPDGLTGLYASGMMDERGIPCSPLHVVQRAGEALTGRKAFACRAPGRMLVRVELQNPIGAAPWTAHGAKLTGPKGEQLKGFVWPPEPVLPGNSLTLFIEAKIENVQTVGPFILTLWEADGPRTVILGSVTFPALTEGPGL; from the coding sequence GTGTCTGCTTCGTCGCCTGCTGCGTTGTTGTTACTGCTGCTTGTCGCGGGGAGTTCGGCCACCGCGAAGACGTGCCCTCCTCCTGGGGAGATGGAAGGCGGTTGCATCGAGTTGATGGCGGACGGGAACTCTGATGTGCCCGAGGTGCAGATCAGCCCAGGACAGCCCACCACCTTCGACTTCGATTCGGACGTGCGTGCGGACGGGCTGGCGCTGGAGAATCGCGACCGCTTCAAGGTGGCGCCCGGCAAACGACTCATCACGCTCGTTCCATCGGAGAAGATGCGTGGCGAGAAGCCCAGCGAAATGACAGTGTGCTTCGAGGATGGCGCGGCTCCTGCCTGCGCCACGTTCCGGCTGGTCGTCCACCCGGCGATTGGCGAGCGACAGGTGTCGATCTTCCGCCACGCACGCCCGGTGGATTCCCTTCAAGCCGAGTTGAAGAAGTCCTACGAGGAGAACGCGAAACTGCGCGCGGAGGTCGAACGGCTGCGCGAGGAACGGGACAGGCCCGATGGACTCACTGGCCTATACGCTTCCGGCATGATGGACGAAAGGGGTATCCCCTGCTCACCGCTCCATGTCGTTCAGCGTGCAGGAGAAGCGCTGACCGGACGAAAGGCCTTCGCCTGCCGGGCTCCAGGGAGAATGCTCGTGCGGGTGGAATTGCAGAATCCTATCGGCGCGGCGCCCTGGACGGCGCATGGTGCCAAGCTCACGGGCCCCAAGGGCGAACAACTGAAGGGGTTCGTGTGGCCACCAGAGCCCGTTCTCCCGGGCAACTCCCTCACTCTCTTCATCGAAGCGAAGATCGAGAACGTGCAAACCGTGGGTCCCTTCATTCTGACGCTCTGGGAAGCGGATGGACCGCGTACCGTCATACTCGGCAGCGTGACCTTCCCGGCTCTGACTGAGGGGCCGGGGCTTTGA
- a CDS encoding helix-turn-helix domain-containing protein, with amino-acid sequence MAEGAERPVTPGPSRTSRQNDKKKLMTHLAAVVREARKKAELTQADVAERVGIVTEVFGRIERGYLLPSVATFRRLCRALRLDANIVLGLDVEKAPSWLKESEPEADDPPELRRLVRTIRRMDAAQVSIMLSTANALVRHTAQQPDNQAE; translated from the coding sequence GTGGCCGAAGGCGCTGAGCGTCCAGTAACCCCTGGACCGAGCAGAACGAGCAGGCAGAACGACAAGAAGAAGTTGATGACTCACTTGGCAGCGGTCGTGCGCGAAGCTCGCAAGAAGGCTGAGCTGACTCAGGCTGATGTTGCGGAGCGCGTTGGGATCGTCACCGAAGTGTTCGGTCGGATTGAGCGAGGATACCTACTCCCGAGCGTTGCGACCTTTCGCAGGTTGTGCCGTGCGCTTCGCCTCGATGCGAACATCGTTCTGGGACTCGATGTCGAGAAGGCTCCTTCGTGGTTGAAGGAGTCTGAACCCGAGGCAGATGATCCACCTGAGCTGCGTCGACTGGTGAGAACGATCCGCCGCATGGACGCTGCGCAGGTATCCATCATGCTCAGCACCGCCAATGCGCTGGTGAGACACACAGCGCAACAGCCAGATAATCAAGCCGAGTAG
- a CDS encoding serine/threonine protein kinase — MGLAYRLPEIGEMVGDYRIIEKLGSGSYGHVYKAEQAGRFYALKILRGRLLNDRAKREIGILNHLAHPDVVRFFGCGFWPDPIIGHSYIVMEFAGGRTLETYALEENPSARKSARIVLDIGLTLGEVLRQGVMHRDLKPDNVIIRDGNARPLLIDFGVSTLMGAPALTSSRLPPGTIEFRAPEAWRFSKENDSGSYDYSPADELWALGVSFYWLLTDILPFGDREDGEEGELAERILHQTPVAPHVLNPRVPRALSDICMRMLERDPAARYGNVIEFCTALDAAMAEAEADASWDLPLFEPDAPHNRTTEEDPALVDVADSKRWLRRWLKKERRRGRKPPKKVPAPVPEAEVLAAIPEEKAPGVAVAPLPEPVPPEPALPPASQAPAPLEPPRAAVAPPHPVSRRRSRFAAAAAGFAVAVLGTLLFVTSRPTGPGSAPLDTSSEAATTRQAGPGHEVAQSAKPLDPPGGEGAEPAMGSISAPVMITMLRMDDSSEKPQQKKTKVLGRAAKIIGTGLVCNALTGCPPPQHVRPTPEPAPCPAGSVEAMADKLGVRLGQTVSAYLTQGPTGDITVHEGSTSVQLGPRRVRENSGRIFLSGTFTIREERVYGRFTEARDLEGDGQPFPVCFEMWDSLKGGKGAIRERNGGPDSARIYSTVDVKAVRSFE, encoded by the coding sequence GTGGGATTGGCCTACAGGTTGCCGGAAATCGGAGAGATGGTCGGGGACTACCGCATCATCGAGAAGCTCGGCAGCGGCAGCTACGGCCACGTCTACAAGGCCGAGCAGGCCGGGCGCTTCTATGCCCTCAAGATCCTCCGGGGCCGCCTGTTGAATGATCGGGCCAAGCGGGAGATCGGCATCCTGAACCACCTGGCTCATCCCGACGTCGTCCGCTTCTTCGGATGTGGATTCTGGCCTGACCCCATCATCGGTCACTCCTACATCGTCATGGAGTTTGCCGGAGGCCGAACTCTGGAGACGTATGCCTTGGAGGAGAATCCCTCGGCCAGGAAGTCCGCGCGCATCGTGCTGGATATCGGCCTGACGCTCGGGGAAGTCCTCCGGCAAGGCGTCATGCACAGGGACCTCAAGCCGGACAACGTCATCATCCGAGACGGGAACGCGAGACCGCTCCTGATCGACTTTGGAGTGAGCACGCTCATGGGGGCTCCGGCCCTCACCTCTTCGCGTCTTCCGCCAGGAACCATCGAGTTCCGCGCGCCGGAGGCGTGGCGTTTCAGCAAGGAGAACGATTCCGGGAGCTACGACTACAGCCCAGCGGACGAGCTTTGGGCCCTTGGGGTGTCGTTCTATTGGCTGCTGACGGACATCCTTCCGTTCGGAGACCGGGAGGACGGAGAAGAGGGCGAGCTCGCGGAACGCATCCTCCACCAGACGCCCGTGGCGCCGCACGTTCTCAACCCAAGGGTCCCGCGAGCACTCTCCGACATCTGCATGCGGATGTTGGAGAGGGACCCGGCGGCACGCTACGGAAACGTGATCGAGTTCTGTACGGCGCTCGATGCGGCCATGGCCGAAGCCGAGGCCGATGCAAGCTGGGACCTCCCGCTGTTCGAGCCGGACGCACCTCACAACAGGACGACTGAGGAAGATCCCGCGCTGGTGGATGTGGCCGACTCGAAGCGCTGGCTCCGACGTTGGCTGAAGAAAGAGCGGCGGAGAGGCCGGAAGCCACCGAAGAAGGTTCCGGCTCCTGTTCCCGAGGCCGAAGTTCTCGCCGCCATCCCGGAAGAGAAGGCGCCCGGTGTTGCTGTTGCTCCTCTCCCGGAGCCTGTTCCACCAGAGCCGGCGCTTCCCCCTGCATCCCAAGCCCCGGCCCCTCTCGAACCACCGCGAGCGGCAGTAGCTCCGCCGCATCCGGTGTCGCGTCGTCGCTCTCGCTTCGCAGCAGCAGCAGCGGGATTCGCGGTCGCGGTGCTCGGTACGCTCCTGTTCGTAACCTCGCGGCCCACTGGTCCTGGGTCGGCTCCACTCGATACGTCATCCGAGGCCGCCACGACTCGCCAAGCCGGGCCCGGTCATGAAGTGGCGCAATCCGCGAAGCCGCTGGATCCTCCAGGCGGAGAAGGCGCCGAGCCCGCGATGGGCTCTATCTCTGCGCCTGTGATGATCACGATGCTTCGCATGGACGACAGCAGCGAGAAGCCCCAACAGAAGAAGACGAAGGTTCTCGGACGCGCTGCCAAGATCATCGGTACGGGCTTGGTTTGCAATGCGCTGACCGGATGTCCGCCCCCTCAACACGTGCGGCCGACTCCGGAGCCTGCTCCATGCCCGGCTGGTTCGGTCGAGGCCATGGCCGATAAGCTCGGTGTCCGCTTAGGGCAAACGGTCTCCGCATACCTCACCCAAGGGCCAACGGGGGACATCACCGTTCACGAAGGTTCCACCTCCGTCCAATTGGGGCCCCGCCGAGTGCGTGAGAACTCAGGCCGCATCTTCCTGTCTGGGACCTTCACCATCAGAGAGGAGCGCGTGTACGGTCGATTCACCGAAGCGCGCGACCTGGAGGGAGACGGGCAACCGTTCCCGGTGTGCTTCGAGATGTGGGACTCGTTGAAGGGTGGGAAAGGCGCCATCCGTGAGCGCAACGGGGGCCCGGATTCCGCCCGTATCTACTCCACGGTGGACGTGAAGGCCGTCCGTAGCTTCGAGTGA
- a CDS encoding helix-turn-helix domain-containing protein produces MRSCAARRRRTSSPPSPASASSSRSTGAEPGPHPCPPETLTPSLSRGERGLRPDVTCRSQVLGSIEAAGPGSVQLFQPVTGLTKPFAAPVLQARPMLARLLTVRDVAERLAVSPATVHRLCARGRLRFVRVGVVVRIDAASLETFLATGS; encoded by the coding sequence ATGAGAAGCTGCGCGGCACGGCGAAGAAGAACGTCGAGTCCGCCATCCCCCGCATCGGCAAGCTCATCGAGAAGCACGGGGGCTGAGCCCGGACCCCACCCGTGTCCACCCGAGACCCTCACCCCGTCCCTCTCCCGAGGGGAGAGGGGGTTGCGTCCAGACGTTACCTGCCGTTCGCAAGTCCTCGGAAGCATTGAGGCAGCGGGGCCCGGTTCCGTCCAACTGTTCCAACCCGTCACGGGGCTTACCAAGCCTTTTGCTGCACCGGTGCTGCAAGCGCGGCCCATGCTGGCGCGGCTGCTGACGGTGCGGGATGTGGCGGAACGGCTGGCGGTGTCTCCTGCCACCGTTCACAGGCTGTGCGCCAGGGGGCGGCTCCGGTTCGTTCGGGTTGGAGTTGTTGTGAGGATCGACGCGGCCAGTCTGGAGACGTTCCTGGCCACCGGAAGCTGA
- a CDS encoding serine/threonine-protein kinase produces the protein MIGTDTPPTDTGPFTFESEGFRYEVLRSLLEHVDYDTLWLARSRPLKEEARHRLVVLKQVEVPEGREGRTRAIEEVQLAEHLHHPRIARVFRLAEHQGAPFVVMEHTPGAFLATVIGSALLLNRKLSPALAAFIAAEVANALDYAHHCEDDRGRPLHISHRAIGPMTIRLGRNGRVKLTNFGAAFSELLGRVPTPPKVLRGNFAYAAPELIRSISEKGRAGLLSPKGIDSRADIFSLGLVLLESIAGNHPLDPLDMLPPEVSRRALRLVSGVKAEHSAWASIEVLADRLLRFGPKDVERIAFKAPAPLKQIAHRALRSDPAERYQSAAEMRDDLRAYLRSLRQPFGAMEAAAELADILKNASALKRKAAHPVEIGVLPWPKALSVQ, from the coding sequence ATGATAGGAACCGACACCCCGCCCACGGACACAGGGCCGTTCACCTTCGAATCAGAAGGCTTCCGCTACGAGGTGCTTCGCTCCCTCCTCGAACACGTGGATTACGACACTCTGTGGCTGGCCAGGAGCAGGCCCTTGAAGGAGGAGGCGCGCCATAGGCTCGTTGTCTTGAAGCAAGTAGAGGTCCCTGAAGGGCGTGAGGGCCGGACCCGAGCAATCGAGGAAGTTCAGCTCGCGGAACACCTTCATCACCCAAGGATCGCCAGGGTCTTCAGGCTCGCTGAGCACCAGGGCGCCCCGTTCGTGGTGATGGAGCACACGCCAGGAGCCTTCCTGGCCACTGTGATCGGCTCCGCGCTGCTACTGAATCGGAAGCTCTCGCCTGCCCTCGCCGCCTTCATCGCCGCTGAGGTGGCCAACGCCCTCGACTACGCCCACCACTGCGAGGATGACCGAGGCCGCCCGCTTCACATCAGTCACCGTGCCATAGGTCCCATGACCATCCGCCTTGGACGCAACGGTCGCGTGAAGCTCACGAACTTCGGTGCCGCGTTCTCCGAGCTGTTGGGCCGCGTGCCCACGCCACCGAAGGTGCTCCGAGGAAACTTCGCCTACGCGGCTCCGGAGCTCATTCGCTCCATCTCCGAAAAGGGCCGAGCCGGTCTTCTCTCTCCCAAGGGCATCGACAGCAGGGCGGACATCTTCTCGCTCGGGCTCGTGCTGCTGGAGAGCATCGCGGGGAACCATCCGCTCGACCCTCTGGACATGCTGCCTCCCGAGGTGTCCAGGCGCGCGCTCCGGCTCGTCTCGGGCGTGAAGGCCGAGCACTCCGCCTGGGCCTCCATCGAGGTGCTCGCCGACCGTCTCCTGCGCTTCGGGCCCAAGGACGTGGAGCGCATCGCATTCAAAGCCCCGGCCCCTCTGAAGCAGATAGCTCACCGGGCTCTTCGGAGTGACCCTGCCGAGCGTTACCAATCGGCCGCTGAGATGCGTGATGATCTGCGCGCGTATCTGCGCAGTCTCCGCCAGCCCTTCGGCGCCATGGAGGCAGCGGCGGAACTGGCCGACATCCTCAAGAATGCATCCGCCCTCAAGCGGAAAGCAGCGCACCCTGTCGAGATTGGAGTCCTCCCGTGGCCGAAGGCGCTGAGCGTCCAGTAA
- a CDS encoding alpha-2-macroglobulin family protein: MPVPQAAPVAKAAPAPKAVMAPPPRAVAAKPVAPRGMVEAERRARKDASRKQGIDADKEMAADELMAGVPMEPAVYFREYAHTVRPGRKPGDRVDFSETLFWNAGVRTDAKTGEVRVSFGLNDSVTSFKAFAGAVGDDGALGSAVATIESVQPFYVEPKLPLEVTSGDVIHLPLALVNGTSTALQGAAVKVGLRGDVKASSFSAVDLAANERARRILELKVGSQSLPVDVTLTATAGNYVDTVTRTLSVKPNGFPIRASFGGLLSSRQPVVHALTLPANHVRGSLKSSITVYPSPLANMTESLARLIQEPSGCFEQTSSTTYPMTMAQQYFQTHSGVSPTLVASAREKLETGYKRLVGFECSEKGYEWFGENPGHEALTAFGLMHFSDMKQVRDVDAAMLERTRAWLLKQRDGKGGFERKRRALHTWIEDPDTSNAYILWALLESANKPAAQARELSKEVGALKAAAFKSQNSYVLALAANVMALAGEGAEARKFMEQLAAKQGKTGVVEGGTQSIVGSSGETLQIETTALAVLAWLREPSHTVNVERSMRFLADSCEGGRYGSTQSTVLALRAIVAYDQARSAKRAPGSVRVYVDGRPVGGAVKFDGKTQEALKLPDVSELLTAGERKLELRMEGGWELPYSIEITYNALVPASSPDTRVDLEVALAKTALTEGEPTEARVWVTNRSDAKLSTTVAIFGVPGGLEVRHDQLKELVKKHTVDAYEVIGRDVVLYWRGMEPRKKLEVPLSLIAAVPGTYTGPASRAYLYYADNHKVWRDGLKVSIAPKQ, translated from the coding sequence ATGCCGGTTCCGCAGGCCGCGCCAGTCGCCAAGGCCGCGCCGGCTCCCAAGGCCGTGATGGCTCCGCCGCCCAGGGCCGTTGCCGCGAAACCCGTGGCGCCCAGGGGCATGGTGGAGGCGGAGCGCAGGGCCAGGAAGGATGCCTCGCGGAAACAGGGGATTGACGCGGACAAGGAGATGGCAGCGGATGAGCTCATGGCGGGGGTGCCCATGGAGCCCGCGGTCTATTTCCGCGAGTACGCCCACACGGTGCGGCCCGGGCGCAAGCCGGGGGACCGCGTGGACTTCTCGGAGACGCTCTTCTGGAACGCGGGTGTGCGCACCGACGCGAAGACGGGGGAGGTCCGCGTCTCGTTTGGCCTGAACGACTCGGTCACCAGCTTCAAGGCGTTCGCGGGCGCCGTGGGGGACGACGGCGCGCTCGGCTCGGCGGTGGCCACGATCGAGTCGGTGCAGCCCTTCTATGTCGAGCCCAAGCTGCCGCTCGAGGTGACGTCCGGGGATGTGATCCACCTGCCGCTGGCGCTGGTGAATGGCACGTCCACGGCGCTCCAGGGGGCGGCGGTGAAGGTCGGCCTGCGCGGTGACGTGAAGGCGTCCTCCTTCAGCGCGGTGGACCTGGCCGCGAACGAGCGGGCCCGGCGCATCCTGGAGCTGAAGGTCGGTTCTCAGTCCCTCCCCGTGGACGTGACGCTCACGGCGACCGCGGGCAACTACGTGGACACGGTGACGCGCACGCTGAGCGTCAAGCCCAATGGCTTCCCCATCCGTGCCTCGTTCGGCGGGCTGCTGTCGTCACGGCAGCCGGTGGTGCACGCGCTGACGCTGCCCGCCAACCATGTGCGCGGCAGCCTGAAGTCCTCCATCACGGTGTACCCCTCGCCCCTGGCCAACATGACCGAGTCGCTGGCCCGGCTCATCCAGGAGCCCTCCGGCTGCTTCGAGCAGACGAGCTCGACCACCTATCCGATGACGATGGCGCAGCAGTACTTCCAGACGCACAGCGGGGTGAGCCCCACGCTGGTGGCGTCGGCGCGCGAGAAGCTGGAGACGGGCTACAAGCGGCTGGTGGGCTTCGAGTGCTCGGAGAAGGGCTACGAGTGGTTCGGCGAGAATCCGGGCCACGAGGCCCTCACGGCCTTCGGGTTGATGCACTTCAGCGACATGAAGCAGGTGCGGGACGTGGACGCCGCCATGCTCGAGCGCACGCGGGCCTGGCTGCTCAAGCAGCGCGATGGCAAGGGAGGCTTCGAGCGCAAGCGGCGCGCCCTCCACACCTGGATCGAGGACCCCGACACCTCCAATGCCTACATCCTCTGGGCCCTGCTGGAGAGCGCGAACAAGCCGGCGGCGCAGGCCCGTGAGCTGTCCAAGGAGGTGGGTGCGTTGAAGGCGGCCGCCTTCAAGAGCCAGAACAGCTACGTGCTCGCACTCGCGGCGAACGTGATGGCGCTCGCGGGGGAGGGGGCCGAGGCGCGCAAGTTCATGGAGCAGCTCGCCGCGAAGCAGGGGAAGACAGGGGTGGTGGAGGGAGGCACGCAGTCGATCGTCGGCAGCTCGGGCGAGACGCTCCAGATCGAGACCACCGCGCTGGCGGTGCTGGCCTGGCTGAGGGAGCCCTCCCACACGGTGAACGTGGAGCGCTCGATGCGGTTCCTGGCGGACTCGTGCGAGGGAGGCCGCTACGGCTCGACCCAGAGCACGGTGCTCGCGCTGCGTGCCATCGTCGCCTACGACCAGGCGCGCTCGGCGAAGCGGGCGCCAGGCTCGGTCCGCGTCTATGTCGACGGCCGGCCCGTGGGCGGCGCCGTGAAGTTCGATGGCAAGACGCAGGAGGCGCTCAAGCTGCCGGACGTGTCCGAGCTGCTCACCGCCGGCGAGCGGAAGCTCGAGCTGCGGATGGAAGGCGGCTGGGAGCTGCCCTACTCGATCGAGATCACCTACAACGCCCTCGTGCCGGCCAGCTCGCCGGACACCCGGGTGGACCTGGAGGTGGCGCTGGCGAAGACGGCCCTGACCGAGGGCGAGCCGACCGAGGCACGTGTCTGGGTGACGAACCGGAGCGACGCGAAGCTGTCCACCACGGTGGCGATCTTCGGCGTGCCGGGGGGGCTCGAGGTCCGGCATGACCAGCTCAAGGAGCTGGTGAAGAAGCACACGGTGGACGCCTACGAGGTCATCGGCCGCGACGTCGTCCTCTACTGGCGGGGCATGGAGCCGCGGAAGAAGCTGGAGGTGCCCCTGTCGCTCATCGCGGCGGTGCCGGGCACCTACACCGGACCGGCGAGCCGCGCGTACCTCTACTACGCGGACAATCACAAGGTCTGGCGCGACGGCCTCAAGGTCTCCATCGCTCCGAAACAGTGA
- a CDS encoding MG2 domain-containing protein, which produces MLEHVLTRALLALVTVGLSLPMLFQQQVLAARADTESLGGPGRSLTFISTDKPLYRPGEQVMARGLVLEARAHTPLAHQVLAHVEVRGPKGDVVTSARVLSEHSVWGYSWTVPGDMAGGEYTLSVSYPYTGDAPAERKFDVRAYRAPRLKSQIEFLRDGYGPGDTVTATLDVKRAEGGVPSGARVTATALVDGVTAAQVTGVVDARGLCTVSFKLPGQIERGEGSLAFAIADGGVVETAAKTIPILLRTLDLTLYPEGGDLVAGLPSRVYFQALTPAHKPADLSGAVIELATGRVVAPVRSEHEGRGRFELTPKAGVKYALRIDEPSGIGEPFPLPEVKARGAVLRASEDVIPAGQPVVLSVGLSGVKQAKLTLSQREVELASSLVDPDEKVILDPKGADGVLIATVWDADGRPLAERLVFRQPAQALSIEVKTNKPRYVPGEQVELTARTTRGGKPVPALVMLTVTDDAVLELIEKRDQAPQLPVMVLLEPEVKELADAQIYFDEKNPKAKRAVDLLLGTQGWRRFALADAEQFVTRHGDPARRALAIRVPPPPPPPEAMPPAAPAIGGWRFPRPCRFRRPRQSPRPRRLPRP; this is translated from the coding sequence ATGCTCGAGCACGTCCTCACGCGCGCCCTCCTCGCCCTCGTCACCGTGGGCCTCTCCCTTCCCATGCTCTTCCAGCAGCAGGTGTTGGCTGCCCGGGCGGACACGGAGTCACTCGGCGGGCCCGGCCGCTCCCTGACCTTCATCAGCACCGACAAGCCCCTCTACCGGCCCGGTGAGCAGGTGATGGCGCGAGGTCTCGTGCTCGAGGCCCGCGCGCATACCCCCCTCGCCCATCAGGTGCTGGCCCACGTGGAGGTCCGGGGTCCCAAGGGGGACGTGGTCACCTCCGCGAGGGTGTTGAGCGAGCACTCCGTCTGGGGCTACTCCTGGACCGTTCCGGGGGACATGGCCGGGGGCGAGTACACGCTCAGCGTCTCCTACCCCTATACGGGCGACGCCCCCGCCGAGCGCAAGTTCGACGTGCGTGCCTACCGCGCTCCCCGGCTCAAGTCGCAGATCGAGTTCCTCCGCGATGGTTACGGACCGGGGGACACGGTCACCGCCACGCTCGACGTGAAGCGTGCCGAGGGGGGAGTTCCCTCGGGCGCCCGGGTCACCGCCACCGCCCTGGTGGATGGCGTCACCGCGGCGCAGGTGACGGGCGTGGTCGACGCGCGGGGGTTGTGCACCGTCAGCTTCAAGCTGCCTGGCCAGATCGAGCGGGGCGAGGGCTCTCTCGCCTTCGCCATCGCGGACGGTGGGGTGGTCGAGACGGCGGCCAAGACGATTCCCATCCTGCTGCGGACCCTCGACCTCACCCTGTATCCCGAGGGCGGCGACCTGGTGGCGGGACTGCCTTCGCGCGTCTATTTCCAGGCGCTGACGCCCGCGCACAAGCCCGCGGACCTGTCCGGCGCGGTGATTGAGCTGGCCACGGGCAGGGTGGTGGCGCCGGTGCGCTCGGAGCACGAGGGCCGGGGCCGCTTCGAGCTGACGCCGAAGGCCGGCGTGAAGTACGCGCTGCGCATCGACGAGCCCTCGGGCATCGGCGAGCCCTTCCCGCTGCCCGAGGTGAAGGCCCGGGGCGCTGTCCTCCGCGCGAGCGAGGACGTCATCCCCGCCGGACAGCCCGTGGTGCTCTCCGTGGGGCTGTCGGGGGTGAAGCAGGCGAAGCTGACCCTGAGCCAGCGTGAGGTGGAGCTCGCCTCGTCGTTGGTGGACCCGGACGAAAAGGTCATCCTCGATCCGAAGGGCGCGGACGGGGTGCTCATCGCCACCGTGTGGGACGCCGACGGCCGTCCGCTCGCGGAGCGGCTGGTGTTCCGCCAGCCCGCGCAGGCCCTGTCCATCGAGGTGAAGACGAACAAGCCGCGCTACGTGCCGGGCGAGCAGGTGGAGCTCACCGCCCGGACGACGCGCGGAGGCAAGCCGGTTCCGGCGCTGGTGATGCTCACCGTCACGGACGACGCGGTGCTGGAGCTCATCGAGAAGCGGGATCAGGCGCCCCAGTTGCCGGTGATGGTGCTGCTCGAGCCCGAGGTGAAGGAGTTGGCCGACGCCCAGATCTACTTCGACGAGAAGAACCCCAAGGCGAAGCGGGCGGTGGACCTGCTGCTGGGCACCCAGGGCTGGCGGCGGTTCGCGCTGGCGGACGCCGAGCAGTTCGTGACCCGGCATGGCGATCCGGCCCGGCGCGCGCTCGCCATCCGGGTGCCCCCGCCGCCTCCCCCGCCCGAAGCGATGCCCCCGGCCGCGCCGGCCATCGGGGGGTGGCGGTTCCCGAGGCCATGCCGGTTCCGCAGGCCGCGCCAGTCGCCAAGGCCGCGCCGGCTCCCAAGGCCGTGA
- a CDS encoding helix-turn-helix domain-containing protein: MDEDLQRSLGEVARAARERLGLTQAQVAQKVGLVPGVYGRIERGDMMPSVPSLRRISIVLGISSDALMGVSPSQVAATVDEAPPEGNLSPELRRILHQLRTWSPKRLKVLSKVLTVLASSFED; encoded by the coding sequence ATGGACGAAGATCTTCAGCGCTCCCTCGGAGAAGTGGCTCGCGCTGCTCGGGAGCGCCTCGGACTCACTCAAGCCCAAGTTGCCCAGAAGGTGGGGCTCGTTCCAGGAGTCTACGGACGGATCGAGCGTGGCGACATGATGCCTTCCGTCCCGAGCCTGCGGCGAATAAGCATCGTCCTGGGCATCTCGTCCGACGCGCTGATGGGAGTGAGCCCTTCTCAGGTTGCGGCCACAGTCGATGAAGCTCCCCCAGAGGGGAACCTCTCGCCGGAGCTGCGGCGCATCCTCCACCAGCTCCGGACGTGGTCGCCGAAGCGCTTGAAGGTGCTCAGCAAGGTTCTGACCGTACTTGCTTCGTCCTTCGAGGATTGA